GTTATACACTGATACATATGCATTGTAGAACAGTGGAAACTGTCTTAGAGATATATATGCAAAGAGATGAGCAATTTCTTGTTGATCGCGATGCTCGATCAACAAAATAGTGCAATCCTGTATGGTATGATGTGTGTTTTTGGGTGCGATATGAGATAAGAGGGcaaaataaattacaaatgaggGAAGGGGGTTTTGATCCTGAGACCTATCGCACACTGACCCTCTagcactaggccaagacatcattggtataCGGTGGATGTGTGTGGTAGTACTTTAAAGACTTGTGGTGGTATAGTGGTATACATTACTACGTACTGTATATATTTGGTGATACAGGACTACAGGGTGATTgtgaaatttaatttttaattatggtCTATTCGTGCTATATTGCTAGAAATTGTGAGAACTTGTGATATCCAAATCATTCTATGGTAATGTGCTTGGTAGAATCTACTATTGATCCTGCTCAAATATGAAATTATTGACAACTTGGGCAGCAGGGGAGAATTACTATTTTCTCTTTTCGTATTCTTTGACGTTGTAAACTCTGCATAGAAAACTACCCTAGCTTGATAATAGTGTATGTTAATCCTATAACTCTAGTTTAAAAATGATGTATCTATCATTAATTTGGTCAATCTGGGTGTTACTTATGCGTTTTCCTCTCCCTAATTTCATTGTTTTTTGTATTGCAAGTGCCAAATCCCTTCAAAAGCTACGGCTCCCAGGAAGTGAAATAAGTACCTCGATGGTGGAACAAGTTGCTGCGAAGCTTTCTAACCTCACTTCCCTAGACTTGAGCTACTGCACCAAAATTGGAGCTCCAGCTATAGAGGAATTGGGAAAGCACTGTAAACTACTCACAAGTTTGCAGAGAAACATGCATCCATGGGATGTATCCGAAAGGATGTCCCAAGATGATGAAGTATATGCTATATCTGCTACAATGCCACAGCTTAAACACCTTGAGTTAGCCTACCTGAATATTACAACAGACGGGGCAGTTCAGATCCTTAAAAGCTGTCGTGAGCTTGAATTGATGGATATCAGAGGTTGTTGGAATGTGAAACTCGATGAGAAGATCATTAAAGATCGGTCGAAGTTGGAGGTTGTGGGACCACTTGTGGTGGATGGGTGCAAACCATGCAGTAAGGTAAATGAAGGCATGGATTTCTACCCTGGTTCTTCTAGTTTCTGGGCATGGGGTTTTGGGGAGATGGATGagtatgatgatgatgatgatcttgAACATGATGATGATGCTAATGGTATGTCTTTTGATCTTTGGGACAATGTAAATGAGATGGAGGACTTAGGGTTGGTGGCTTATGATGATGTGTATGGCTATTACTGAATATACCCTTATGCAGATGTTTCATTTTTCACGCGAAGCTTAAAGGCTCGGTGACCATTTGGCTCAAGGACTGATGTAGATTTTCCTATAAGTACGTACTGATTCCTACTTTGCTACATCTACTTGAGATGTATGTTTAAGTTGATTAATTAGTTGGAAGTATATTTTACCAGATAGCTAGTTTGTATATTTGTTCTAGAAATCCTATTAGGTGTTCAGAATACTGAACTCTAGGCGTCTAGGCGTCTAGGCGTCTAGCTCTAGCTCTAGCTAAAGCTTGTTTATGAATGTAATGTAAGCTCCTGAAAAGGCCTGTTGGGATGTTGCGCAATGTTTCTTTTGATGGATGTAAATTTTGTTGGTCAGATTTTCATCAAATTTCGAAGAATATGAGGCTTCTAGTTTACTCACAGTAACTTCTTTTAACTCAACTATGAGTCTATGACCAATTCGGGTCCTTAATGAGTCGGCTAATCTCGTCCTAGATGACTCGTAGCAACAAATCCTTACAGGACTATTGATGGTTAGCTCAAGCAAGCCCGTTAGggttagcatttaaataattatCGCTTTAGCAATAATTATGAGGAGGAAAATAAGATTTTACTTTGTCTTAGCATAATAACAATGTGTAATTTAACGTCAAAGTTATATCAATAATTtgaaaataacaattaaaaaaatatggagGAAGTTAGTTATAGCGACAAATAAAAAGGAACAGATACGATATTTATGTTCAATATTTTGTGTGATTCTCAGTTTCTCAAGTcccatgttcaatttataaagaattatgtataaaatcatgttcaactaaatgcAAGCAACAACAGTAATAAGAAGATGTTCgtta
This genomic stretch from Spinacia oleracea cultivar Varoflay chromosome 3, BTI_SOV_V1, whole genome shotgun sequence harbors:
- the LOC110776388 gene encoding F-box protein FBW2, with amino-acid sequence MEDNPKFRPWDELMPDTLGLIFQRLPLDEILNVVPSVCKSWAKAVRGPYCWQEIDIEDWSRYRRPESLDRMLLLLIGRSCGSLRKLCVYGLASEMCLSLIADNAKSLQKLRLPGSEISTSMVEQVAAKLSNLTSLDLSYCTKIGAPAIEELGKHCKLLTSLQRNMHPWDVSERMSQDDEVYAISATMPQLKHLELAYLNITTDGAVQILKSCRELELMDIRGCWNVKLDEKIIKDRSKLEVVGPLVVDGCKPCSKVNEGMDFYPGSSSFWAWGFGEMDEYDDDDDLEHDDDANGMSFDLWDNVNEMEDLGLVAYDDVYGYY